A genome region from Streptomyces xanthophaeus includes the following:
- the purB gene encoding adenylosuccinate lyase: MTAKPRIPNVLAGRYASAELAVLWSPEYKVTLERRLWLAVLRAQKDLGIEVPDEALADYERVLETVDLASIAEREKVTRHDVKARIEEFNALAGHEHVHKGMTSRDLTENVEQLQIRLSLELARDRTVAVLARLGKLAGEHAELVMAGRSHNVAAQATTLGKRFATAADELLVAYDRLEDLLGRYPLRGIKGPVGTAQDMLDLLGGDAAKLADLEQRIAAHLGFAQAFTSVGQVYPRSLDYDVVTALVQLAAAPSSIAKTIRLMAGHELVTEGFKPGQVGSSAMPHKMNTRSCERVNGLMVILRGYASMTGELAGDQWNEGDVSCSVVRRVALPDAFFAFDGLLETFLTVLDEFGAFPAVVARELDRYLPFLATTKVLMGAVRAGVGREAAHEVIKEHAVASALAMREQGAERNELLDKLAADERMPLDRAQLDALMADKLSFTGAAGDQVAVVVSRIEAIAKQHPEAAGYAPGSIL, translated from the coding sequence GTGACTGCCAAGCCCCGCATCCCCAATGTCCTGGCCGGCCGCTACGCCTCCGCGGAGCTCGCCGTCCTGTGGTCCCCCGAGTACAAGGTGACGCTGGAGCGGCGGCTGTGGCTCGCCGTGCTGCGCGCCCAGAAGGACCTCGGTATCGAGGTCCCGGACGAGGCCCTCGCCGACTACGAGCGCGTCCTCGAAACCGTCGACCTCGCCTCCATCGCCGAGCGCGAGAAGGTCACCCGGCACGACGTGAAGGCCCGCATCGAGGAGTTCAACGCCCTCGCCGGTCACGAGCACGTCCACAAGGGCATGACCTCCCGCGACCTGACCGAGAACGTCGAGCAGCTGCAGATCCGGCTCTCGCTGGAGCTCGCCCGGGACCGCACGGTCGCCGTCCTCGCCCGCCTCGGCAAGCTGGCCGGCGAGCACGCCGAGCTGGTCATGGCCGGTCGCTCCCACAACGTGGCCGCGCAGGCCACCACCCTGGGCAAGCGCTTCGCAACCGCGGCCGACGAGCTGCTGGTGGCCTACGACCGCCTCGAGGACCTGCTGGGCCGCTACCCGCTGCGCGGGATCAAGGGCCCGGTCGGCACCGCCCAGGACATGCTCGACCTGCTGGGCGGCGACGCCGCCAAGCTGGCCGACCTGGAGCAGCGGATCGCCGCCCACCTCGGCTTCGCCCAGGCCTTCACCTCGGTCGGCCAGGTCTACCCGCGCTCGCTCGACTACGACGTGGTCACCGCGCTGGTGCAGCTGGCCGCCGCCCCGTCGTCGATCGCCAAGACCATCCGCCTGATGGCCGGCCACGAGCTGGTGACCGAGGGCTTCAAGCCCGGCCAGGTCGGTTCCTCGGCGATGCCGCACAAGATGAACACCCGCTCCTGCGAGCGCGTGAACGGCCTGATGGTCATCCTGCGCGGCTACGCCTCGATGACCGGCGAGCTGGCCGGCGACCAGTGGAACGAGGGCGACGTCTCCTGCTCCGTGGTCCGCCGCGTGGCCCTGCCGGACGCCTTCTTCGCCTTCGACGGCCTGCTGGAGACCTTCCTGACGGTCCTCGACGAGTTCGGCGCCTTCCCGGCGGTCGTCGCCCGCGAGCTGGACCGCTACCTGCCCTTCCTCGCGACCACCAAGGTCCTGATGGGCGCGGTGCGGGCCGGCGTGGGCCGCGAGGCCGCCCACGAGGTCATCAAGGAGCACGCGGTGGCCTCCGCGCTCGCCATGCGCGAGCAGGGCGCCGAGCGCAACGAGCTGCTGGACAAGCTGGCCGCCGACGAGCGGATGCCGCTGGACCGGGCCCAGCTCGACGCCCTGATGGCCGACAAGCTGTCGTTCACGGGCGCCGCGGGCGACCAGGTCGCGGTGGTGGTCTCCCGTATCGAGGCGATCGCCAAGCAGCACCCGGAGGCCGCCGGGTACGCGCCGGGGTCGATCCTCTGA